The following proteins are co-located in the Solanum pennellii chromosome 8, SPENNV200 genome:
- the LOC114078472 gene encoding uncharacterized protein LOC114078472, whose translation MDSKKLVVNVNQGETLEYDECNISKNCKPKENVSLIGIRRQKNGRYAAVITDQIRHKKVWLGTFDTVEEASQAYFSKKSEFENEKLRNQGNKKSKRKRETRSIVEVYKRGKYYSEKSEELVNVKQGNENVNGEVCHMESTWESEIDVVISSSFNGGTEQRIDSHEIGSVEEVFRIAKEESRVFNLGLMANVCGTKSSDDYNNTTSCNPKVKVSLIGARRQKNGRYAAVITDPFTHKRVRLGTFDTVEEASQAYFYKKSEFEKLSQQGNQQNILKKNCDHIQQLESSFVVASLDTAASESGIAKRINSQGEEPKSSKATSCVESSDECCITTSCDPKARISITGIRRQKNGRYAAVITDPIKHKKVCLGTFDSIEKASHAYWSKKSEFKILRQQGDAKNNQKKNYDKIQQPESPFVVASLDTTACDSGSAKRIGSHKTTTHLIGAYSSKTTGRYTSQITNPITKKKIWLGTFDSAEEASHAYQSKRLEFHKLIEAKQQQCTNKLRNSEKSVSVRQGHENVNCEPFHPESASGSPDIDVLFSNLSNEETIRSINSYQSNKFDLLSSKEVELQSNMLTESTAGEKQEGQEDDGDLWKGEWVQLPGDNRAAMFSLILGLPIIDNYGYLLGEFSTLDDLSIYKTEDDNHQ comes from the coding sequence ATGGATTCTAAGAAATTAGTAGTTAATGTCAATCAAGGGGAAACACTTGAATATGATGAGTGTAATATTAGTAAAAACTGCAAACCTAAAGAGAATGTAAGCTTAATTGGAATCCGAAGGCAAAAGAATGGGAGATATGCTGCTGTGATTACTGATCAAATTAGGCATAAGAAAGTATGGTTAGGCACTTTTGACACTGTTGAAGAGGCTTCACAAGCTTATTTCTCTAAGAAATCTGAGTTTGAGAATGAGAAATTAAGGAATCAAGGAAATaagaagagtaaaagaaaacgTGAAACGAGAAGTATTGTTGAGGTTTACAAGAGAGGAAAATATTATTCTGAGAAATCAGAGGAATTAGTCAATGTAAAGCAAGGTAATGAAAATGTGAATGGTGAAGTATGTCACATGGAATCAACTTGGGAATcagaaattgatgttgtgatcTCAAGTTCATTTAATGGAGGAACCGAGCAAAGGATTGATTCTCACGAAATAGGCAGTGTTGAAGAAGTTTTTCGTATAGCTAAAGAGGAATCCAGAGTGTTCAACTTAGGTTTAATGGCTAATGTTTGTGGCACAAAATCATCTGATGACTATAACAATACTACAAGTTGCAATCCTAAAGTTAAGGTAAGCTTGATTGGAGCCAGAAGGCAAAAGAATGGGAGATATGCAGCTGTTATTACAGATCCATTTACGCATAAGAGAGTCCGGTTGGGGACTTTTGACACAGTTGAAGAGGCTTCACAAGCTTATTTCTATAAGAAGTCGGAGTTTGAGAAATTAAGCCAACAGGGAAATCAGCAGAATATACTGAAGAAGAATTGCGATCATATTCAGCAGCTTGAATCATCGTTTGTGGTGGCATCATTAGATACTGCTGCTAGTGAAAGTGGAATAGCTAAAAGAATCAATTCCCAAGGGGAAGAACCTAAATCTTCTAAAGCAACCTCATGCGTTGAGTCATCTGATGAGTGTTGTATTACTACAAGCTGTGATCCTAAAGCCAGGATAAGCATAACTGGAATCCGTAGGCAAAAGAATGGGAGATATGCAGCTGTGATTACAGACCCAATTAAGCACAAGAAAGTATGCTTGGGCACTTTTGACTCTATTGAAAAGGCTTCACATGCTTATTGGTCTAAGAAGTCTGAGTTTAAGATATTGAGACAACAGGGAGATGCGAAGAATAATCAGAAGAAAAACTATGATAAAATTCAGCAGCCTGAATCACCGTTTGTTGTGGCATCCTTAGATACTACTGCTTGTGATAGTGGAAGTGCTAAAAGAATCGGTTCTCACAAAACCACAACACATCTTATTGGAGCTTACAGTAGCAAGACAACTGGGAGATATACATCTCAGATTACAAACCCCAtcactaaaaagaaaatttggttGGGAACTTTTGACAGTGCTGAAGAGGCTTCCCATGCTTATCAATCTAAGAGGCTTGAGTTTCATAAATTAATCGAAGCAAAGCAACAACAATGCACTAATAAGCTAAGGAACTCAGAGAAATCAGTCAGTGTCAGGCAAGGACATGAAAATGTAAATTGTGAACCATTTCATCCCGAATCAGCTAGTGGATCACCAGATATTGATGTTCTGTTCTCAAATTTATCTAATGAAGAAACTATACGAAGTATTAATTCTTATCAGTCTAATAAATTCGATCTTCTGAGTTCAAAGGAGGTCGAGCTGCAAAGCAATATGCTAACAGAGTCTACTGCAGGGGAGAAGCAAGAAGGTCAAGAGGATGATGGAGATTTATGGAAGGGGGAATGGGTGCAACTTCCAGGTGATAACAGGGCAGCCATGTTTTCACTGATTCTGGGCTTACCAATCATCGATAACTATGGATATCTTTTAGGTGAATTCAGTACTTTGGATGATCTCAGTATTTATAAGACTGAGGATGACAATCATCAATAA
- the LOC107027984 gene encoding protein LURP-one-related 17 produces the protein MLLFLKSISFRSFNHQDFKNNNSSCKELTTTSSSSSLSSSCISLTVWRKSLIFSCKGFTVIGSDGNLVYRVDNYSGRRDQTILMDASGKPILTICRHKKLRIVDNNWFIYEGEVLGDHDYKASSLRKKPIFCVKKQMKILHSNINVLAHVYYHGTSSNKTYSYIIEGSYANRTCKVLDAKSRNVVAEIRKKQAVIGGVTFGLEVFVLIVMPGFDSGFAMAMVLLLDQMFS, from the exons atgctTCTCTTCTTAAAATCAATAAGTTTCAGATCTTTTAATCATCAAGATTTCAAGAACAATAATAGCAGCTGCAAGGAATTAACAACaacatcatcgtcgtcatcgttATCGTCATCGTGTATATCTTTAACAGTATGGAGAAAATCACTTATATTTAGCTGTAAAGGATTTACAGTTATTGGGTCCGATGGAAATTTAGTGTATAGAGTTGATAATTATTCTGGTAGACGTGACCAAACTATTTTAATGGATGCTTCTGGAAAACCTATTCTCACTATATGTCGCCATAag AAACTAAGGATAGTAGACAATAATTGGTTCATATATGAAGGAGAAGTACTTGGAGATCATGATtacaaggcatcatcattaagaAAGAAGCCTATATTTTGTGTAAAGAAACAAATGAAGATTTTACATAGTAATATTAATGTACTTGCCCATGTTTATTATCATGGAACATCATCAAACAAGACATATTCTTATATTATTGAAGGGTCATATGCAAACAGAACATGTAAAGTGTTGGATGCAAAATCAAGAAATGTTGTGGCAGAAATTAGGAAGAAACAAGCAGTAATTGGTGGTGTTACTTTTGGATTAGAAGTTTTTGTATTAATTGTAATGCCAGGATTTGATTCTGGATTTGCCATGGCTATGGTGTTGTTGTTAGACCAAATGTTCTCCTAA